The following are encoded in a window of Clostridium thermarum genomic DNA:
- a CDS encoding GldG family protein, producing MKKIELPKFSWLTEKNRIASRGGSYSLIMTAVVLAIMIVANLFVSSLPTNLTKYDISSSKLYSITSNTKVVVNALKKDVTIYWIVQSGKEDDVIENLLSKYDSLSDHIKVVKKNPDVFPTFVKQYTDETVKNNSLVVESGDRNRFISYDDIYLKENDVYTYSTKTSFDGEGAITSAIDYVVSEEFPQLYLLEGHGEAELPASFKDQIEKDNIEIKKLSLLKVDSIPEDADSIMIYAPESDISEEEKKMLEGYVKDGGKLLVMAGPTKDGILKNLYSLLSVYGVETYEGIVVEKDRMHYAFQSPYVLLPDIASHEITDSLIEEKYFAIMPISQGLKIKETSSIGEVTALLNTSDTAFSKTAGFNISNYEKEEGDIDGPFTLAVSITSTNNGRIVWFASSVFLDEMYNTYSSGANVDLGMNAVSSLIGQSEAIAIRSKSLDYNYLTISDSTSSMLKVIMIGVFPLLYLTVGICVVLRRRRMQNETV from the coding sequence ATGAAAAAAATAGAACTTCCAAAGTTTTCATGGCTTACAGAAAAAAATCGAATTGCTTCCCGTGGTGGATCTTATTCTCTGATCATGACCGCAGTAGTGTTAGCTATTATGATCGTAGCAAATCTTTTTGTTTCTTCTTTGCCAACAAACCTAACCAAATATGACATCAGCTCCTCAAAGCTATATTCCATCACTAGCAACACTAAAGTGGTGGTAAATGCTCTGAAAAAGGATGTAACCATCTATTGGATTGTACAATCCGGTAAAGAAGATGATGTTATAGAAAACCTCTTGAGCAAATATGATAGTCTTTCTGACCATATTAAAGTAGTTAAAAAGAATCCGGATGTATTTCCTACATTTGTAAAACAGTATACGGATGAAACAGTTAAAAACAATAGTCTGGTTGTAGAAAGCGGAGACCGTAATAGGTTTATAAGCTACGATGATATTTATCTTAAGGAAAACGATGTTTATACCTATTCCACAAAAACCTCCTTTGACGGAGAAGGGGCTATTACCTCTGCTATAGACTATGTGGTTAGTGAAGAATTTCCTCAGTTATATCTGCTGGAGGGACATGGGGAAGCAGAACTTCCAGCTAGCTTTAAAGACCAGATTGAAAAAGATAATATTGAGATAAAAAAATTATCTCTGTTGAAGGTGGATTCCATTCCTGAGGATGCAGATAGCATAATGATCTATGCACCGGAAAGCGACATTTCCGAAGAGGAAAAGAAAATGTTGGAGGGCTATGTGAAAGATGGCGGAAAGTTGCTTGTAATGGCAGGACCAACGAAGGACGGAATTCTGAAGAATCTGTACAGCCTACTTTCAGTCTATGGGGTAGAGACCTATGAAGGTATTGTAGTTGAGAAAGACAGAATGCATTATGCATTCCAGTCACCTTATGTACTGCTGCCGGATATTGCCAGCCATGAAATTACAGACTCTCTGATTGAAGAAAAGTATTTTGCAATCATGCCCATATCTCAAGGGCTTAAAATAAAGGAAACATCAAGCATTGGAGAAGTAACTGCCCTGCTTAACACCTCAGATACCGCTTTTAGCAAGACAGCAGGATTCAATATAAGCAACTATGAGAAAGAAGAAGGAGATATCGATGGACCGTTTACTTTAGCAGTTTCTATTACAAGCACCAACAACGGCAGGATTGTATGGTTTGCATCTTCTGTCTTCCTAGATGAGATGTATAATACCTACTCATCCGGAGCTAACGTGGATCTGGGAATGAATGCAGTATCTTCATTGATTGGACAGAGTGAAGCAATAGCAATCCGCAGTAAGTCACTGGATTATAACTATTTGACCATCAGCGACTCCACTTCCTCTATGTTGAAAGTGATAATGATCGGTGTATTTCCACTGCTTTATCTGACTGTTGGCATTTGTGTAGTTCTGAGAAGAAGGAGGATGCAAAATGAAACGGTCTAA
- a CDS encoding ABC transporter permease, with product MIAVLKHELRIYFHSLTAYVFGAFLLAFVGIGSVLYNIQAAVSNFEFVLSFGSLIFVVIVPILTMRIISEERKQKTDQLLYSLPITTTEVIVGKFIALLTVYLIPLCIVCIYPLIFSKFGDVYLLTSYGSILAFFIMGSALIAVGIFISSLTENQGFAAGIGIAVILLNYYSVSLSEYVSSTAMGALAATCVIILVLGVVIRNLTKNSNLAYGFCILAVVGTMIAYLIDATKFEGLLPSIMAKLSLFERFNVIVNGVFDMTAIMYYITIIVFFLFLSVQSLEKRRYN from the coding sequence ATGATAGCGGTTTTGAAACATGAGTTGCGAATTTATTTTCATTCGCTGACAGCATATGTTTTTGGAGCATTCCTATTAGCATTTGTCGGAATAGGATCAGTACTCTATAACATACAGGCAGCAGTCAGCAATTTTGAATTTGTTCTAAGCTTTGGCAGCCTTATATTTGTAGTCATCGTGCCAATATTAACAATGCGTATAATCTCAGAGGAAAGGAAACAAAAGACTGATCAGCTTCTTTATTCCTTGCCAATCACCACAACAGAAGTGATTGTTGGCAAATTTATTGCCCTGCTGACGGTTTATTTAATTCCACTATGCATTGTCTGCATATACCCATTAATCTTTTCAAAGTTTGGTGATGTGTATCTATTGACATCCTACGGCTCTATTTTAGCTTTCTTTATCATGGGTAGTGCTTTGATTGCAGTGGGAATATTTATATCTTCCCTCACGGAAAATCAGGGATTTGCAGCTGGTATTGGTATTGCTGTAATTTTACTCAACTACTATAGCGTCAGTCTATCGGAATATGTATCCTCTACAGCTATGGGGGCACTTGCAGCCACGTGCGTAATTATCCTGGTCCTAGGGGTTGTCATCCGAAACTTGACAAAAAATTCGAACCTTGCCTATGGATTTTGCATATTAGCTGTAGTGGGAACTATGATTGCTTACCTCATAGATGCAACTAAATTTGAAGGCTTGTTGCCAAGTATTATGGCGAAGCTGTCACTGTTTGAAAGGTTTAATGTTATAGTAAATGGGGTTTTTGACATGACTGCCATCATGTATTATATAACAATTATTGTATTCTTTTTGTTCCTGTCTGTGCAGTCACTGGAGAAGAGGAGGTATAACTGA
- a CDS encoding ABC transporter ATP-binding protein, whose translation MISVEHLTKCYGDFTAVDDLSFEINEGHVYGFLGPNGAGKSTTMNIMTGCLSATSGHVRIDGYDIFEEPDKAKKLIGYLPEQPPLYMSETPLEYLKFVGEAKGLRGAELKKQIEEVIQRTKLTDVKNRCISALSKGYKQRVGIAQALLGNPKVIILDEPTVGLDPIQIIEIRDLIKELGKTHTVIFSSHILSEVQAICDQVLIISKGKLVAFDEPSKLEKLLMTPNEIIITSDATREEIKETLADVNHITDMSFDERNTEYAVAHIRTDHDNIYDISGAIFSAFAAKGKVLLEMTLKKANLEDVFIELTENNNKDNASLGSETDMEITESEEVAR comes from the coding sequence ATGATATCGGTTGAACATTTAACAAAATGTTATGGTGATTTTACGGCTGTTGATGATCTTTCTTTTGAGATCAATGAAGGGCATGTATATGGCTTTCTGGGACCCAACGGAGCCGGAAAATCAACAACTATGAACATCATGACAGGATGTCTTTCAGCAACATCAGGGCATGTAAGAATTGACGGCTATGATATTTTTGAAGAACCTGATAAGGCAAAAAAGCTCATTGGCTATCTTCCGGAGCAGCCCCCATTATACATGTCTGAAACACCTTTGGAATATTTAAAATTTGTGGGTGAAGCAAAAGGACTACGGGGAGCAGAGCTTAAGAAACAGATTGAGGAAGTTATACAGCGGACAAAACTTACAGATGTGAAAAACCGCTGTATTTCAGCACTGTCTAAGGGGTATAAGCAGAGAGTGGGAATTGCTCAGGCCCTTCTTGGAAACCCAAAAGTCATCATTCTTGACGAACCAACCGTTGGTCTTGATCCAATTCAGATTATCGAGATCCGTGATCTGATCAAAGAACTAGGAAAAACACACACGGTGATATTCAGCTCTCATATTCTTTCAGAAGTACAGGCAATTTGTGATCAGGTACTTATAATTTCTAAAGGAAAGCTGGTTGCTTTTGATGAGCCATCAAAGCTTGAGAAGTTGTTGATGACACCAAATGAGATAATCATCACTTCCGATGCTACTAGAGAAGAAATTAAGGAGACATTGGCAGATGTCAACCATATTACCGATATGAGCTTTGACGAAAGAAATACAGAATATGCTGTTGCTCATATAAGAACAGATCATGATAATATCTATGATATTTCAGGTGCCATTTTTTCAGCTTTTGCTGCAAAGGGTAAGGTACTTTTGGAAATGACATTGAAAAAGGCAAACCTGGAAGATGTATTTATTGAGCTTACAGAAAACAATAACAAAGATAATGCTTCTTTAGGAAGCGAGACTGACATGGAAATAACGGAAAGTGAGGAGGTTGCCAGATGA
- a CDS encoding sensor histidine kinase produces MIKNLRFKFVMINMSIVTIMLCVIFGLVFHFTRTNLEAESIRMMQGIASRPFQLEIPNTLGSDVRLPYFTIQLGLRGELVATGGGYYDLSDEDFLDNIIEVTFTSPKKFGVIEEYNLRYYRFDTPMNRYLVFSDITSERATLDNLTKTSFIIGILSFLVFLCISILLSKWAVKPVDLALKQQRQFVADASHELKTPLTVIMTNAELAQSREYDEESKQKFISSILTMSRQMRGLIEKMLQLARADNAESKEILDIVDYSKLVSNALLPFEPVFFERGLTLTAQIDNGIKVTGEEAQLHQLMDVLLDNAQKYSKEAGTTWVTLNKHVKGRCLLVVANEGESISPEEAQNIFKRFYRGDQARSRNGSFGLGLSIAESIVVRHRGKIWVESRNGINCFYVDLPCS; encoded by the coding sequence ATGATTAAAAATCTGCGTTTCAAATTCGTTATGATAAATATGAGTATAGTAACTATAATGCTGTGTGTTATATTTGGATTAGTTTTTCATTTCACAAGGACAAACCTTGAGGCAGAGAGTATCAGAATGATGCAAGGCATTGCCAGCCGCCCATTTCAATTAGAGATACCAAATACATTAGGGAGTGATGTACGGTTACCCTATTTTACCATTCAGCTAGGACTGCGGGGGGAGTTAGTAGCAACCGGAGGAGGATATTATGACCTCTCTGACGAGGATTTCTTAGATAATATTATCGAAGTGACCTTCACATCTCCTAAAAAGTTTGGTGTTATAGAAGAATATAATCTAAGGTATTATCGGTTTGATACACCGATGAACCGATACTTAGTATTTTCAGATATTACTAGTGAACGTGCTACATTGGATAACCTGACAAAAACCAGTTTTATTATTGGTATATTAAGTTTTTTGGTGTTTTTGTGCATAAGCATTTTACTGTCTAAATGGGCCGTAAAACCGGTGGACTTGGCATTGAAACAGCAACGTCAGTTTGTGGCTGATGCCTCTCATGAACTTAAAACACCGCTAACGGTTATTATGACAAATGCAGAACTCGCACAGAGCCGGGAATATGATGAGGAAAGTAAACAGAAATTCATAAGCAGTATCTTAACTATGTCCCGGCAAATGCGTGGCTTAATTGAAAAAATGCTGCAGCTTGCAAGAGCGGATAATGCTGAATCAAAGGAGATTTTAGATATTGTGGATTATAGCAAGCTGGTATCAAACGCACTCCTTCCCTTTGAACCAGTATTTTTCGAGAGAGGACTGACCTTGACAGCACAGATAGATAATGGCATTAAGGTCACAGGTGAAGAGGCTCAGCTCCATCAGCTTATGGATGTTCTGCTTGATAATGCTCAGAAATATTCCAAAGAAGCCGGAACTACATGGGTTACCTTAAATAAGCATGTGAAAGGGCGCTGCTTACTGGTTGTTGCAAATGAAGGTGAGAGTATCTCCCCAGAAGAAGCCCAAAACATATTCAAACGCTTCTACCGAGGTGATCAAGCCAGAAGCAGAAATGGCAGCTTTGGCTTAGGTCTATCCATTGCTGAGAGTATAGTAGTGCGGCATCGAGGTAAGATTTGGGTGGAAAGTAGAAACGGCATTAATTGTTTTTATGTTGACCTGCCATGTTCATAA